A region from the Streptomyces sp. 3214.6 genome encodes:
- a CDS encoding AAA family ATPase: protein MRLHRLDLTAFGPFGDRQSVDFDELSAAGLFLLHGPTGAGKTSVLDAVCYALYGSVPGARQSGQGLTLRSDHAAPGTRTEVTLELTVAGRRLEVTRQPPHERAKKRGSGTTVEKAQSGLREYDPVAGAWKDLSRSHQEIGEEITQLLGMSREQFCQVVLLPQGDFARFLRADAEARSRLLSRLFDTQRFAEVEKRLAERRRTTEARVREGDSALLADAHRMQQVAGDAMELPELDPGEPGLAGAVLAAAAVARSTSRELLTTAHCGRLAAESAQVAAERTLEEVRERARLQRRFTEARERAALLQERAGAHREAQARMERARKAEAVAPALELREAADAEHTTASARAARARALLPQGHADAGAAGLAAAARRAAEELGGLESARRGERRLAALVAERADLDRRERDDEEVLAETEAWLAGWDAVRAGLQARIESAQEAATRAEQLDGRREPAQRRLKAARLRDELAHDLEAAGRTALTSGEQAQTARAHWLDLKEQRLNGIAAELAATLTAGEPCAVCGATEHPAPARKVAGHVDREAEEQALAAYQGAEERHTEDEQKLGLVREALAAATAEAGDTPTDRLALDVQEVEQAYALARREASALHPAREELRQAEQEHERRTAAQREAAVRAASRVGHRDRLERERAALEEELTQARGTAESVAARAAELERQTARLTEAADTARVAEESAERLKAADGRLDEAAFRAGFDTPQAAADALLDDTAHRELQRRLDAWQSEEAAVRAVLAEPDTAAAAQQPPADLADAERSAVDAAERLRAAASAQDAAARRCTELDQLSARAADGVRRLAPLREEYDRVARLAGLTAGTSADNERRMRLEAYVLAARLEQVAAAATVRLRRMSSGRYTLVHSDDRAGRGRSGLGLHVVDAWTGRERDTATLSGGETFFASLALALGLADVVTDEAGGVRLDTLFIDEGFGSLDDQTLDEVLDVLDSLRERDRSVGIVSHVADLRRRIHAQLEVVKGRSGSAVRQRGQ from the coding sequence GTGAGGCTGCACCGGCTCGACCTGACCGCCTTCGGCCCCTTCGGCGACCGCCAGAGCGTCGACTTCGACGAGCTGTCCGCCGCCGGGCTGTTCCTGCTGCACGGCCCGACGGGCGCCGGCAAGACCTCGGTCCTGGACGCCGTCTGCTACGCGCTGTACGGCTCCGTACCGGGCGCCCGGCAGAGCGGCCAGGGCCTGACCCTGCGCAGCGACCACGCCGCGCCCGGCACCCGCACCGAGGTCACCCTCGAACTCACCGTCGCGGGCCGCCGGTTGGAGGTCACCCGGCAGCCGCCGCATGAACGCGCCAAGAAACGCGGCAGCGGCACCACGGTCGAGAAGGCCCAGAGCGGGCTGCGCGAGTACGACCCCGTGGCCGGGGCCTGGAAGGATCTCAGCCGCTCCCACCAGGAGATCGGCGAGGAGATCACCCAGCTGCTCGGCATGAGCCGCGAGCAGTTCTGCCAGGTCGTGCTGTTGCCCCAGGGTGATTTCGCGCGCTTCCTGCGCGCCGACGCCGAGGCCCGCAGCAGGCTGCTGAGCCGCCTCTTCGACACCCAGCGGTTCGCCGAGGTCGAGAAGCGGCTCGCCGAGCGCCGCCGTACCACCGAGGCACGCGTGCGTGAGGGCGACTCCGCGCTGCTCGCCGACGCGCACCGGATGCAGCAGGTCGCCGGGGACGCCATGGAGCTGCCCGAGCTCGACCCGGGCGAGCCGGGGCTGGCCGGGGCGGTGCTCGCGGCGGCCGCCGTCGCCCGCAGCACCTCCCGCGAGCTGTTGACGACCGCCCACTGCGGCCGCCTGGCCGCCGAGTCCGCGCAGGTTGCCGCCGAGCGCACCCTGGAGGAGGTGCGGGAACGGGCCCGGCTGCAGCGGCGGTTCACCGAGGCGCGGGAGCGTGCCGCGCTGCTCCAGGAGCGGGCCGGCGCCCACAGGGAGGCGCAGGCTCGGATGGAGCGGGCCCGGAAGGCGGAGGCGGTGGCGCCGGCACTGGAGCTGCGCGAGGCCGCCGACGCCGAGCACACGACGGCGTCGGCACGTGCGGCACGCGCGCGTGCCCTGCTTCCGCAGGGACACGCGGACGCCGGAGCCGCCGGCCTCGCCGCCGCAGCCCGGCGGGCCGCCGAGGAGCTGGGCGGGCTGGAGTCGGCCCGCAGGGGCGAGCGGCGGCTGGCCGCCCTCGTCGCCGAGCGCGCCGACCTGGACCGGCGGGAGCGGGACGACGAGGAGGTCCTGGCGGAGACCGAGGCCTGGCTCGCGGGCTGGGACGCCGTCCGCGCGGGTCTCCAGGCCCGCATCGAGTCCGCCCAGGAGGCCGCCACCCGCGCCGAACAGCTCGACGGCCGGCGCGAGCCCGCGCAGCGGCGCCTGAAGGCGGCCCGGCTGCGCGACGAACTGGCCCATGACCTGGAGGCGGCCGGGCGCACGGCCCTCACCTCCGGCGAGCAGGCACAGACGGCCCGCGCGCACTGGCTCGACCTCAAGGAACAGCGCCTCAACGGCATCGCCGCCGAGCTGGCCGCCACCCTCACCGCCGGCGAACCCTGCGCCGTCTGCGGCGCCACCGAACACCCGGCGCCCGCCCGCAAGGTTGCCGGGCACGTCGACCGCGAGGCCGAGGAGCAGGCACTCGCCGCATACCAGGGAGCCGAGGAGCGCCACACCGAGGACGAGCAGAAACTCGGCCTCGTCCGGGAGGCCCTCGCCGCCGCCACCGCCGAGGCGGGCGACACCCCGACGGACCGGCTCGCCCTCGACGTCCAGGAGGTGGAACAGGCCTACGCCCTGGCCAGGCGGGAGGCCTCCGCGCTGCATCCCGCGCGCGAGGAGCTTCGCCAGGCCGAGCAGGAACACGAACGCCGTACGGCGGCGCAGCGCGAGGCCGCGGTGCGGGCGGCGTCCCGGGTGGGCCACCGCGACCGCCTGGAGCGTGAACGGGCGGCGCTGGAGGAGGAGCTGACGCAGGCGCGGGGCACGGCGGAGAGCGTCGCGGCGCGGGCCGCCGAACTGGAGCGGCAGACGGCCCGGCTCACCGAAGCGGCCGACACCGCCCGCGTCGCCGAGGAGAGCGCCGAGCGCCTCAAGGCCGCCGACGGCCGCCTCGACGAGGCCGCCTTCCGGGCCGGCTTCGACACCCCGCAGGCCGCCGCCGACGCCCTCCTCGACGACACCGCCCACCGTGAGCTGCAACGGCGGCTGGACGCCTGGCAGTCCGAGGAGGCCGCCGTACGGGCCGTTCTCGCCGAACCCGACACCGCGGCCGCCGCGCAGCAGCCGCCCGCGGACCTCGCCGACGCGGAGCGGTCGGCGGTCGACGCGGCCGAACGCCTCCGCGCTGCAGCCTCCGCCCAGGACGCCGCCGCCCGCCGCTGCACCGAGCTGGACCAGCTCTCCGCGCGCGCGGCCGACGGCGTGCGGCGGCTCGCCCCGCTGCGCGAGGAGTACGACCGGGTGGCCCGCCTGGCCGGTCTCACCGCGGGCACCTCCGCCGACAACGAGCGCAGGATGCGCCTGGAGGCGTATGTCCTGGCGGCCCGCCTCGAACAGGTGGCCGCCGCCGCGACCGTACGACTGCGGCGGATGTCCTCCGGGCGCTACACCCTCGTCCACTCCGACGACCGGGCCGGACGCGGGCGCAGCGGGCTCGGTCTGCATGTCGTCGACGCCTGGACCGGGCGCGAGCGGGACACGGCCACGCTGTCGGGCGGCGAGACCTTCTTCGCCTCACTCGCCCTCGCCCTGGGCCTCGCGGACGTCGTCACCGACGAGGCCGGCGGGGTCCGCCTCGACACCCTCTTCATCGACGAGGGCTTCGGCAGCCTCGACGACCAGACCCTCGACGAGGTCCTCGACGTCCTCGACTCCCTGCGCGAGCGCGACCGCAGCGTCGGCATCGTCAGCCATGTCGCCGACCTGCGGCGGCGGATCCACGCCCAGCTGGAGGTCGTCAAGGGGAGATCGGGGTCGGCGGTGCGGCAGCGGGGTCAGTGA
- a CDS encoding Lrp/AsnC family transcriptional regulator encodes MTAYSPDATDWRILEVLQREGRASFADLARAVAMSASAVTERVRRLEEAGVIQGYAAVVDPERLGLPILAFVRLRYPHGNYKPFHDLVAVTPEILEAHHVTGDDCFVIKVAARSMRHLEEVSGRIGALGSVTTSVVYSSPLPRRPVGH; translated from the coding sequence ATGACCGCGTATTCCCCGGACGCCACCGACTGGCGCATCCTCGAGGTCCTCCAGCGCGAGGGCCGGGCCAGCTTCGCCGACCTGGCACGGGCAGTGGCGATGTCGGCGAGCGCCGTCACCGAGCGGGTACGGCGGCTTGAGGAGGCGGGCGTCATCCAGGGGTACGCGGCCGTCGTGGACCCCGAGCGGCTGGGGCTGCCGATCCTGGCGTTCGTACGGCTGCGCTACCCCCATGGCAACTACAAGCCGTTCCACGACCTGGTGGCCGTCACGCCCGAGATCCTGGAGGCGCACCATGTGACGGGCGACGACTGCTTCGTGATCAAGGTCGCCGCGCGTTCGATGCGGCACCTGGAGGAGGTGTCGGGCAGGATCGGCGCGCTGGGGTCGGTCACGACCAGCGTCGTCTACTCCTCACCGCTCCCCCGGCGCCCGGTCGGTCACTGA
- a CDS encoding rhodanese-like domain-containing protein, protein MTVTTAVNPVLRVAPAAPAEAAAYFRASLAFHADVSDVAAALAAGGDPGFVILDCRSTESWDQGHLPGAVHLPTALIPEQAEQLLDRGVPVVTYCWGPGCNGATRAALALAELGYQVKEMLGGFEYWAREGFEFETWEGRERRDTDRLTAPVDAENCGC, encoded by the coding sequence ATGACCGTCACGACCGCCGTCAACCCCGTCCTGCGGGTCGCTCCCGCCGCTCCCGCCGAGGCAGCCGCCTACTTCCGGGCGAGCCTGGCCTTTCACGCGGACGTCTCCGACGTGGCCGCGGCCCTCGCCGCCGGCGGCGACCCCGGCTTCGTCATCCTGGACTGCCGTTCCACCGAGTCCTGGGACCAGGGGCACCTCCCGGGCGCCGTCCACCTGCCCACCGCGCTAATCCCCGAGCAGGCCGAACAGCTCCTCGACAGGGGCGTGCCGGTCGTGACGTACTGCTGGGGCCCCGGCTGCAACGGCGCCACCCGCGCCGCCCTGGCGCTCGCCGAACTCGGCTACCAGGTCAAGGAGATGCTCGGCGGCTTCGAGTACTGGGCGCGGGAGGGCTTCGAGTTCGAGACCTGGGAGGGCCGGGAGCGGCGCGACACCGACCGGCTCACGGCTCCCGTGGACGCGGAGAACTGCGGCTGCTGA
- a CDS encoding DUF885 domain-containing protein, translating to MSQTNSPLPREVADAYVDDLIALDPVTGTYLGVKDSSSRLPDLSPAGQEAIARLARDTLAKLDEAERRPGADSDIERRCARLLRERLTAELGVHEADEGLRSVGNMGTPAHHVREVFTVTPTQTEEDWTAIAERLRAVPAALAGYRESLTLGLERKLYAAPRPTATFVEQLTQWSDTDGAGRGWFEDFVATGAEALSAALPEALRAELDEAARAATAAVVQLRDWVRDVYAPTAEGAPNTVGRERYARWSRYYNGTDLDLDEAYAYGWAEYHRLLAEMKQEAERILPGADTPWVALAHLDEHGKHIEGVDEVRDWLQGLMDQAIDALDGTHFELAERVRRVESRIAPPGSAAAPYYTPPSEDFSRPGRTWLPTMGQTRFPVYDLVSTWYHEGVPGHHLQLAQWTHIAADLSRYQASIGMVSANAEGWALYAERLMDELGFLTDAEQRLGYLDAQMMRAVRVIVDIGMHLELEIPADSPFHPGERWTPELAQEFFGAHSSRPADFVESELTRYLTIPGQAIGYKLGERAWLLGREKARQRHGADFDLKSWHMAALSQGSLGLDDLVDELARL from the coding sequence ATGTCACAGACCAACAGCCCGCTGCCCCGCGAGGTCGCCGACGCCTACGTCGACGATCTCATCGCCCTCGACCCGGTGACCGGTACCTATCTCGGCGTGAAGGACAGTTCGAGTCGGCTGCCCGACCTCTCGCCCGCCGGCCAGGAGGCGATCGCGCGGCTCGCGCGCGACACCCTGGCGAAGCTCGACGAGGCGGAGCGGAGGCCCGGCGCGGACAGTGACATCGAGCGCCGGTGCGCGCGCCTGCTGCGCGAGCGGCTGACCGCGGAACTCGGTGTGCACGAGGCCGACGAGGGCCTGCGTTCCGTCGGCAACATGGGCACGCCCGCACACCATGTGCGCGAGGTGTTCACCGTGACGCCCACGCAGACCGAGGAGGACTGGACGGCGATCGCCGAGCGGCTGCGCGCGGTCCCGGCCGCACTCGCGGGCTACCGGGAGTCCCTGACGCTCGGCCTGGAGCGCAAGCTGTACGCGGCGCCGCGGCCGACGGCCACGTTCGTCGAACAGCTCACCCAGTGGTCGGACACCGACGGCGCGGGCCGCGGCTGGTTCGAGGACTTCGTGGCCACCGGCGCCGAGGCGCTGTCCGCCGCGCTGCCCGAGGCGCTGCGCGCCGAGCTGGACGAGGCGGCCCGGGCGGCGACCGCGGCGGTCGTACAGCTGCGGGACTGGGTGCGCGACGTGTACGCGCCGACGGCCGAGGGCGCGCCGAACACCGTAGGCCGGGAGCGGTACGCCCGCTGGTCGCGCTACTACAACGGCACCGACCTCGACCTCGACGAGGCGTACGCGTACGGCTGGGCGGAGTACCACCGGCTGCTCGCCGAGATGAAGCAGGAGGCCGAGAGGATCCTGCCGGGCGCGGACACCCCCTGGGTGGCGCTGGCCCACCTCGACGAGCACGGCAAGCACATCGAGGGCGTCGACGAGGTCCGCGACTGGCTGCAGGGCCTGATGGACCAGGCGATCGACGCGCTCGACGGCACCCACTTCGAACTCGCCGAGCGGGTGCGCAGGGTGGAGTCGCGGATCGCCCCGCCCGGAAGCGCGGCCGCCCCCTACTACACGCCTCCGTCGGAGGACTTCTCGCGTCCGGGCCGTACCTGGCTGCCGACGATGGGACAGACCCGCTTCCCGGTGTACGACCTCGTCTCCACCTGGTACCACGAGGGCGTCCCCGGCCATCACCTCCAGCTCGCGCAGTGGACGCACATCGCCGCGGACCTCTCCCGCTACCAGGCGTCCATCGGCATGGTCAGCGCCAACGCCGAGGGCTGGGCGCTGTACGCGGAACGGCTGATGGACGAGCTCGGCTTCCTCACCGACGCGGAGCAGCGGCTCGGCTACCTGGACGCGCAGATGATGCGGGCGGTCCGGGTCATCGTCGACATCGGCATGCACCTGGAACTGGAGATCCCGGCGGACTCGCCGTTCCACCCGGGTGAGCGCTGGACTCCGGAGCTGGCGCAGGAGTTCTTCGGCGCGCACAGCAGCCGCCCGGCGGACTTCGTCGAGAGCGAGCTGACCCGCTATCTGACCATCCCCGGCCAGGCGATCGGCTACAAACTCGGCGAACGGGCCTGGCTGCTGGGCCGGGAGAAGGCCCGGCAGCGCCACGGTGCCGACTTCGACCTCAAGTCCTGGCACATGGCGGCTCTTTCGCAGGGGTCGCTTGGTCTGGACGACCTGGTGGACGAGCTGGCGCGGCTCTGA
- a CDS encoding Lrp/AsnC family transcriptional regulator has protein sequence MAESVVLDPVDLHLLRLLQNDARATYRDLAAQVGVAPSTCLDRVTRLRRSGVILGHQLRLDPAKLGRGLQALLSVQVRPHRRELVGPFVERIRALPEALTVFHLTGPDDYLVHVAVADMADLQRLVLDEFTARREVARVETRLIFQQWECGPLLPPTGSGQTP, from the coding sequence ATGGCCGAATCAGTCGTACTGGACCCGGTCGATCTGCATCTGCTGCGGCTGCTGCAGAACGACGCCCGGGCCACCTACCGCGACCTCGCGGCGCAGGTCGGCGTCGCGCCGTCGACGTGCCTGGACCGGGTGACGCGGCTGCGCCGCTCCGGCGTGATCCTCGGGCATCAGCTGCGGCTGGATCCGGCCAAGCTGGGCCGCGGTCTGCAGGCGCTGCTGTCCGTGCAGGTCAGGCCGCACCGGCGGGAGCTGGTGGGGCCCTTCGTGGAGCGGATCCGGGCGCTGCCGGAGGCGCTGACCGTCTTTCACCTCACCGGGCCCGACGACTATCTCGTCCATGTCGCCGTCGCGGACATGGCGGATCTGCAACGGCTCGTCCTCGACGAGTTCACGGCACGGCGGGAGGTCGCCCGGGTCGAGACGCGGCTGATATTCCAGCAGTGGGAGTGCGGACCGCTGCTGCCGCCGACGGGTTCGGGACAAACGCCGTGA